In bacterium, a single genomic region encodes these proteins:
- a CDS encoding acetyl-CoA C-acetyltransferase: MRDVAIVGYLRTALSRSRPNEPGRDWFHKLRADDLLAKLLPEVLRRSNVEPKEVEDFIVGTALGVSEQWTYGGRFPIFLADLPETIAAKFVDQQCGSSMAAIQIGFMEIACGFADTVLIGGMEHMTRVPMGGALLQKGAISPNPRLFTDPDLKHWDMANAMNMGLTAEKLFSQTNFTKEDLDRWGVRAHQLAAKAQKEGFFAGEILPIEAEQEDGSKLLVDRDQAIREGTSLQDMESLKPAFKPDGVITAGNSSPLNAGATAMVLMAKERAMAKGVKPMAWVRSIGFAGVDPTIMGVGPVPATKKALEKAGLEAKDIDYWEINEAFCIVALNCIKELGIDPERVNIMGGGTAIGHPLGASGVRLVGTLARILELKKGRYGCANMCCGGGQGVAVIIERAQ; this comes from the coding sequence ATGAGAGATGTGGCCATAGTTGGATATCTGAGGACTGCCCTTTCGCGCTCAAGACCCAATGAGCCTGGCAGAGACTGGTTCCACAAATTGAGGGCGGATGACCTTTTGGCCAAATTGCTGCCAGAGGTTCTCAGAAGAAGCAATGTAGAGCCCAAGGAGGTTGAGGATTTCATAGTGGGGACAGCACTGGGGGTCTCGGAACAGTGGACCTATGGAGGCAGATTCCCCATATTCCTGGCCGACCTTCCCGAAACAATAGCCGCCAAGTTTGTGGATCAGCAGTGCGGCTCTTCCATGGCAGCCATCCAGATAGGTTTCATGGAGATAGCTTGCGGATTTGCTGACACTGTCTTGATAGGGGGCATGGAGCACATGACCCGTGTCCCCATGGGAGGAGCCTTGCTTCAAAAAGGAGCCATCAGCCCCAACCCCAGGTTATTTACGGACCCTGACCTGAAGCATTGGGACATGGCCAATGCCATGAACATGGGACTCACGGCAGAGAAGCTATTTTCCCAGACCAACTTCACCAAAGAGGACCTGGACCGCTGGGGTGTAAGGGCCCACCAGCTTGCGGCCAAGGCTCAAAAGGAGGGTTTTTTCGCGGGTGAGATCCTTCCCATAGAGGCGGAACAGGAAGACGGCTCCAAGCTCCTGGTGGATAGGGACCAGGCAATAAGGGAGGGCACGAGTCTCCAGGACATGGAATCTCTAAAACCTGCTTTCAAGCCTGACGGAGTCATAACAGCCGGGAATTCCTCACCCCTCAACGCCGGGGCCACTGCCATGGTGCTCATGGCCAAAGAAAGAGCCATGGCCAAGGGAGTAAAGCCCATGGCTTGGGTGCGCTCCATAGGCTTTGCCGGGGTGGATCCCACCATAATGGGTGTAGGCCCTGTTCCCGCCACCAAGAAGGCTCTTGAAAAAGCAGGCCTTGAGGCCAAGGACATAGACTATTGGGAAATAAACGAGGCCTTTTGCATAGTTGCCCTCAACTGTATCAAGGAGTTGGGCATCGACCCCGAAAGGGTGAACATCATGGGAGGAGGTACCGCCATAGGTCACCCTCTGGGCGCATCCGGAGTGAGGCTTGTGGGGACCCTGGCCCGCATCCTGGAACTCAAGAAAGGCCGCTATGGTTGTGCCAACATGTGCTGCGGAGGAGGGCAGGGGGTAGCGGTAATCATAGAAAGGGCGCAGTGA
- a CDS encoding 3-hydroxyacyl-CoA dehydrogenase family protein: protein MGSGEIKTVAVIGAGDMGHGIAEVALLAGYRVFLRDIEQRFVDRGVQRIEESLKKLLEKGKLTQDHYDLIHKELLHPCVDLGEAVKDADLVIEAIPEILQLKKDTFQELDRLAPAHALLASNTSTMRITQIAQATSRPEKVLGLHYFNPAVLMKLVEVIRGEQTSEDTMQKAYDFCLKTGKVPVRVEKDVPGFIVNRVQAPGGVLLGCILDHGIAQPEEVDALLKKLGLPMGPYELMDYTGIDINYHAGLYFAQTVHPDFTPAKAVEEKVKAGLLGKKTGRGFYDWSQGRPSIDLSKATDKVDPMDLLAVQINEATKLLEMGVCSPEDIDKAMVNGTGNPVGPMTVAKSQEPQALTARLERLAQRFQKEIFKPTRTITEGAYR, encoded by the coding sequence ATGGGCTCAGGGGAAATAAAGACAGTGGCTGTCATAGGCGCCGGTGACATGGGTCATGGCATAGCCGAGGTGGCGCTCCTTGCAGGGTACAGGGTTTTTCTAAGAGACATAGAGCAGCGTTTTGTGGACAGGGGTGTCCAGCGCATAGAGGAAAGTCTCAAGAAGCTTCTGGAAAAGGGAAAACTCACCCAGGATCATTATGATCTCATACACAAAGAGCTGCTTCATCCCTGCGTGGATCTGGGCGAGGCAGTCAAAGATGCGGATTTGGTCATTGAGGCCATCCCAGAGATCCTGCAGCTAAAAAAAGATACCTTTCAGGAGCTGGACCGCTTGGCTCCAGCCCATGCGCTCTTGGCTTCAAACACCTCCACCATGCGCATCACACAGATCGCACAGGCCACCAGCAGGCCCGAAAAGGTGCTGGGTCTTCACTACTTCAACCCAGCAGTTCTCATGAAGTTGGTGGAGGTGATCCGTGGGGAGCAGACCTCAGAAGACACCATGCAGAAAGCCTACGATTTCTGCCTCAAGACAGGGAAAGTTCCGGTTCGAGTAGAGAAAGACGTGCCTGGTTTCATAGTCAACAGGGTGCAGGCCCCCGGAGGCGTGCTCTTGGGTTGCATCTTGGATCACGGCATAGCCCAACCCGAAGAGGTGGACGCCCTCCTGAAGAAATTGGGACTGCCCATGGGCCCCTATGAGCTCATGGACTATACGGGCATTGACATCAACTACCATGCTGGCCTTTATTTTGCCCAGACCGTGCATCCGGATTTCACCCCGGCCAAGGCAGTTGAAGAAAAGGTGAAGGCAGGCCTGCTGGGCAAGAAGACCGGCAGGGGGTTTTATGATTGGTCCCAGGGCAGGCCTTCCATTGATCTGTCCAAGGCCACGGACAAGGTGGATCCCATGGATCTCCTGGCCGTGCAGATCAACGAGGCCACCAAGCTTTTGGAGATGGGTGTTTGCTCCCCCGAGGACATAGACAAGGCCATGGTAAACGGAACCGGAAATCCTGTGGGCCCCATGACTGTGGCCAAGAGCCAGGAACCACAAGCCCTGACCGCAAGGCTCGAAAGGCTGGCCCAGCGTTTTCAAAAAGAGATCTTCAAGCCCACCCGTACCATCACAGAAGGAGCCTATAGATAG
- a CDS encoding choice-of-anchor D domain-containing protein, with translation MGRIAGWVMGLLILLCLQVGQAAAQETSLGGDWWISIGGADKGAGALTFGVPSTGVFEVSGNLITLAGAWPASVAAGGALRIDYRGEITGNLLLEFDGFGPVGELEVTAGGTDARFQKLWLKGYLTYGEMSPILVRIKGQRMPASPPILTGRSIQQGLLKGPGLLSRTLDIVVGEEEDLKFPFYVVTGGGSVRVDGSDEDVIILGVFGRTPTATGTRKNNIFGWLWSSDPTMDEGPLVGNLRKSEGKAPEFSASVKGNRRFQLSAKLKEPVSPIISVTPDSIDFGTVEVGESLTRTFTVTNIGSGILDGEATVDGAGFSVTGGSPYSLAAGESSPVTIEFSPTNSDTFFATVSFTGGGGTTRSVTGKGE, from the coding sequence ATGGGACGGATTGCCGGATGGGTGATGGGCCTGTTGATCCTGCTTTGTTTGCAGGTGGGGCAGGCGGCCGCTCAGGAGACCTCTTTGGGGGGAGACTGGTGGATAAGCATAGGCGGAGCCGATAAGGGAGCAGGGGCTCTGACCTTTGGGGTGCCCAGCACAGGTGTATTTGAGGTCTCAGGCAATCTCATCACCTTGGCAGGAGCCTGGCCTGCGAGCGTGGCCGCTGGGGGGGCCTTGAGAATTGATTACAGAGGGGAAATAACGGGCAACCTCCTGCTAGAATTCGACGGATTCGGACCCGTTGGAGAACTGGAGGTCACAGCAGGAGGCACAGACGCCAGATTTCAGAAGCTTTGGTTAAAGGGCTATTTGACATACGGGGAAATGAGCCCGATTCTGGTGCGCATAAAGGGGCAGAGGATGCCTGCCTCTCCACCCATACTCACAGGTAGAAGCATTCAGCAGGGTCTGCTCAAAGGACCCGGTCTTTTGAGTCGAACCCTGGATATAGTGGTGGGAGAGGAAGAGGATCTGAAATTTCCATTTTATGTGGTGACAGGCGGGGGCTCTGTGAGGGTAGATGGAAGCGACGAGGATGTGATCATACTTGGGGTTTTCGGCCGCACTCCCACAGCCACTGGCACCAGAAAAAACAACATCTTCGGGTGGCTCTGGAGTAGTGATCCGACCATGGACGAGGGACCTCTGGTTGGAAACCTTCGCAAGTCAGAAGGAAAGGCGCCTGAGTTTAGCGCTTCTGTAAAAGGTAACAGACGTTTTCAGCTCTCGGCAAAGCTTAAGGAGCCTGTGAGTCCCATTATTTCCGTTACCCCAGATTCCATAGATTTTGGCACCGTGGAGGTGGGGGAGTCTTTGACCCGTACCTTCACGGTCACTAACATAGGAAGCGGCATCTTGGATGGGGAGGCCACTGTGGATGGTGCGGGCTTTTCTGTCACAGGTGGAAGCCCCTACAGTCTTGCTGCCGGGGAAAGCTCTCCTGTCACCATCGAATTCTCACCCACCAACTCCGATACTTTCTTCGCAACGGTCAGCTTCACCGGAGGCGGCGGCACGACCAGATCTGTCACCGGAAAAGGTGAATAA